One genomic segment of Cerasicoccus sp. TK19100 includes these proteins:
- a CDS encoding right-handed parallel beta-helix repeat-containing protein, whose translation MPKLIAFLREFLVSLALLSGACLGAESTELHVRDFGAIPNDQLSDTAAIQKAIEAAIEQKAERLIFEPGTYRLLEVVSVTGYGHDNYLVINGARDLELLGATDTAGMPATRLERAITLNNDSKPPIQLRIHDAKGLALRNFILSNDPPMGSTARVVAVDKENDTVTVEVLPSLPAYDGMRAASAHAWEQDSGTLKRFGARPSEATLTIGLNVQAYWSVVPNSDGRLLKMTGQGFSDYLEPGDLVSWHHKSSDAFNQIEMMYSEDVVLENINLPNVSNAGILAGYNRNVTLRQMRFMPENGNLAVGGRDGVHFSNTAGELLVEDCYFKGLRMDPLVIRKSFGVIKEVKSDREIVIETNLKPAGKIPAGDALRFWIGAEPQDRNVAKVETIGEKRYLYRVEGGLPDGVASGDVISFQTYTLDRGIIRDCVFEGNFGSAIVNFEENVIIEDCIFRDNSYQIKLGANYVSGAFARNIVFRNNLCEDVSWVDIARRGQPAILLIHSLNRYFENPMYNQHIEIYGNTFKNPHGYPDAVAIDVRNATNVHIFNNVYEGFEQSVAVDKKSTRAIRVDD comes from the coding sequence ATGCCTAAGCTTATTGCTTTTCTTAGAGAGTTTCTTGTGTCACTGGCGCTTTTATCTGGCGCTTGCCTGGGTGCGGAGTCGACTGAGTTGCACGTCAGAGATTTTGGAGCGATTCCGAATGACCAGCTCAGTGACACAGCGGCGATACAAAAAGCCATCGAAGCGGCGATAGAGCAGAAAGCCGAACGGTTGATTTTTGAGCCGGGAACGTATCGTTTGTTGGAAGTCGTATCTGTGACGGGATACGGGCACGACAACTACTTGGTGATTAATGGTGCGAGGGATCTTGAGCTGCTTGGCGCAACGGATACGGCAGGGATGCCCGCCACCCGCTTGGAGAGGGCCATCACACTGAATAATGATTCAAAGCCGCCGATCCAATTGCGTATCCACGACGCCAAAGGATTAGCTTTAAGGAATTTTATTTTGAGCAATGATCCACCCATGGGCTCGACTGCGCGGGTGGTCGCCGTGGATAAGGAGAATGATACGGTCACGGTTGAAGTGCTGCCATCGTTGCCTGCCTACGACGGCATGCGAGCTGCTTCAGCTCATGCCTGGGAACAGGATTCCGGAACACTTAAGCGTTTCGGAGCTAGACCTTCGGAGGCGACACTCACGATTGGGCTAAATGTTCAGGCGTATTGGTCGGTTGTCCCTAATTCAGATGGCCGTTTGCTGAAGATGACGGGGCAGGGGTTCAGTGACTACCTTGAGCCGGGAGACTTGGTTAGCTGGCATCATAAATCGAGCGACGCGTTTAATCAGATCGAGATGATGTACTCGGAAGATGTTGTCCTGGAAAATATCAATCTTCCAAATGTCAGTAACGCTGGCATTCTGGCTGGATACAATCGCAATGTCACCCTGAGGCAGATGCGGTTTATGCCGGAAAATGGAAATCTGGCTGTTGGTGGTCGCGATGGCGTTCACTTCAGTAACACTGCTGGAGAGTTATTGGTCGAGGACTGTTATTTCAAGGGGTTACGCATGGACCCGCTCGTCATTCGTAAAAGCTTTGGCGTGATCAAGGAAGTGAAGTCGGATAGAGAAATTGTTATCGAAACCAATCTTAAGCCCGCTGGAAAAATCCCGGCAGGCGACGCGTTGCGGTTTTGGATTGGAGCGGAGCCACAGGATCGCAATGTAGCGAAGGTCGAGACGATCGGGGAGAAGCGCTATCTTTATCGTGTTGAAGGTGGATTGCCAGATGGCGTCGCTTCCGGAGATGTCATTAGTTTTCAGACTTATACCCTCGATAGAGGGATCATCCGCGACTGCGTTTTTGAAGGAAACTTTGGCAGTGCGATTGTGAATTTTGAAGAGAATGTCATCATCGAGGACTGTATTTTTCGGGATAACTCTTATCAGATCAAGCTAGGCGCAAACTATGTTTCCGGCGCTTTCGCGAGGAATATCGTTTTCCGCAATAACCTGTGTGAAGACGTTAGTTGGGTCGACATTGCGCGTCGCGGACAGCCGGCGATTTTGCTGATTCACTCACTGAATCGCTACTTTGAGAATCCCATGTATAATCAGCATATTGAAATTTACGGGAACACTTTCAAAAATCCTCATGGCTATCCTGATGCGGTGGCGATCGATGTCCGCAATGCTACGAACGTTCATATCTTTAACAACGTCTATGAGGGGTTTGAGCAGTCGGTGGCGGTTGATAAAAAATCTACTCGAGCTATTCGAGTGGATGATTAG